A window of the Emys orbicularis isolate rEmyOrb1 chromosome 1, rEmyOrb1.hap1, whole genome shotgun sequence genome harbors these coding sequences:
- the LOC135884780 gene encoding perilipin-3-like — protein MASNGKETTMASPELGEEEQQNVLRRVASLPLVNSAYDLAATAYASTKESHPYVRSICDMAEKGVTSITNVAVSSAQPVVTKLEPEVTTAEECISEVPDKVEDSLPIPQQTADEVTSETQELASSRLTDVKETMIRMVDMTKEAVQDSMKTTRSVVTDSMSTVVESRMGQLAISGMEAVLGKSEELLDHYLPMTDEELAELAESVEGAEVSSAQPQERRSYFVRLGSLSTKLRQRAYHYSLNKMRHTSQSIQEALSQLHQTMGLIEYLKQGVTLQEVQEKLHHIWVSWNRKTKGSEIKDLAKPEMESETLAMSRSIIQQLQDACQMLVSSIQGLPTNFQDKVQQVYHNMEELHASFSTAHSFQDLSSSLLTQSQEMVTKAQEYVDELMAYMMENTPLSWVVGPFTPSGKVSADSIEPQNQENEAEEAEVLTSSKAKEDL, from the exons ATGGCTTCtaatggaaaagagacaactatggCATCCCCAGAGCTTGGAGAGGAAGAGCAACAG AATGTCTTGAGGAGGGTGGCCAGCCTACCTTTAGTCAACTCTGCCTATGATCTGGCTGCTACTGCCTACGCTTCCACCAAGGAGAGCCATCCCTATGTGAGGTCCATCTGTGACATGGCAGAGAAGGGAGTGACGTCCATAACCAATGTTGCAGTTAGCAGTGCACAGCCAGTTGTAACTAAACTTGAACCTGAGG TGACAACAGCAGAGGAGTGTATTTCTGAAGTACCTGACAAAGTGGAGGATAGTCTACCAATCCCTCAACAGACTGCTGATGAG GTTACATCTGAAACACAGGAGCTGGCATCTTCCAGACTGACAGATGTCAAGGAGACCATGATCAGAATGGTAGATATGACCAAAGAGGCTGTGCAGGACAGCATGAAGACCACCAGATCAGTGGTAACTGACAGCATGAGCACAGTTGTGGAATCCAGAATGGGCCAATTGGCCATAAGTGGAATggaagcagtgctggggaaatctGAAGAGCTTTTGGATCACTATCTTCCCATGACAGATGAAGAACTAG CTGAACTTGCTGAATCTGTGGAAGGGGCTGAAGTGTCTTCAGCACAACCACAAGAGCGTCGGAGTTACTTCGTGCGTTTAGGTTCCCTGTCAACCAAACTTCGCCAACGTGCCTACCACTATTCCCTAAACAAGATGAGACATACCAGTCAAAGCATCCAAGAGGCTCTTTCCCAGCTTCATCAAACCATGGGACTG ATTGAATACCTTAAGCAAGGTGTTACTCTTCAAGAAGTCCAGGAGAAGTTACATCACATATGGGTGAGCTGGAATAGAAAGACAAAAGGCAGTGAGATCAAAGATCTGGCAAAACCAGAG ATGGAGTCGGAGACTTTGGCTATGTCCCGCAGCATTATCCAGCAGCTGCAGGATGCCTGCCAGATGCTAGTATCCAGCATTCAAGGTCTCCCCACCAACTTTCAGGATAAGGTGCAACAGGTGTATCACAACATGGAAGAGCTTCATGCTTCCTTCTCCACTGCCCATTCCTTCCAGGATCTCTCCAGCAGCCTCCTAACCCAGAGCCAGGAGATGGTGACCAAGGCCCAGGAATATGTAGATGAGCTGATGGCATACATGATGGAGAATACTCCTCTGTCTTGGGTTGTGGGACCGTTCACCCCATCTGGTAAGGTGTCTGCAGATTCCATTGAACCACAAAACCAAGAAAATGAGGCTGAGGAAGCTGAAGTCCTCACCTCCTCCAAGGCTAAGGAGGACCTGTGA
- the LOC135884812 gene encoding perilipin-3-like → MASNGKETTMASPEHGEEEQQNVLRRVASLPLVNSAYDLAATAYASTKESHPYVRSICDMAEKGVTSITNVAVSSAQPVVTKLEPEVTTAEECTSEVPDKVEDSLPIPQQTADEVTSETQELASSRLTDVKETMIRMVDMTKEAVQDSMKTTRSVVTDSMSTVVESRMGQLAISGMEAVLGKSEELLDHYLPMTDEELAELAESVEGAEVSSAQPQERRSYFVRLGSLSTKLRQRAYHYSLNKMRHTSQSIQEALSQLHQTMGLIEYLKQGVTLQEVQEKFHHIWVSWNRKQTKGSEIKDLAKPEMELETLAMSRSIIQQLQDACQMLVSSIQGLPTNFQDKVQQVYHNMEELHASFSTAHSFQDLSSSLLTQSQEMVTKAQEYVDELMAYMMENTPLSWVVGPFTPSGKVSADSIEPQNQENEAEEAEVLTASKAKEDL, encoded by the exons ATGGCTTCtaatggaaaagagacaactatggCATCCCCAGAGCATGGAGAGGAAGAGCAACAG AATGTCTTGAGGAGGGTGGCCAGCCTACCTTTAGTCAACTCTGCCTATGATCTGGCTGCCACTGCCTACGCTTCCACCAAGGAGAGCCATCCCTATGTGAGGTCCATCTGTGACATGGCAGAGAAGGGAGTGACGTCCATAACCAATGTTGCAGTTAGCAGTGCACAGCCAGTTGTAACTAAACTTGAACCTGAGG TGACAACAGCAGAGGAGTGTACTTCTGAAGTACCTGACAAAGTGGAGGATAGTCTACCAATCCCTCAACAGACTGCTGATGAG GTTACATCTGAAACACAGGAGCTGGCATCTTCCAGACTGACAGATGTCAAGGAGACCATGATCAGAATGGTAGATATGACCAAAGAGGCTGTGCAGGACAGCATGAAGACCACCAGATCAGTGGTAACTGACAGCATGAGCACAGTTGTGGAATCCAGAATGGGCCAATTGGCCATAAGTGGAATggaagcagtgctggggaaatctGAAGAGCTTTTGGATCACTATCTTCCCATGACAGATGAAGAACTAG CTGAACTTGCTGAATCTGTGGAAGGGGCTGAAGTGTCTTCAGCACAACCACAAGAGCGTCGGAGTTACTTCGTGCGTTTAGGTTCCCTGTCAACCAAACTTCGCCAACGTGCCTACCACTATTCCCTAAACAAGATGAGACATACCAGTCAAAGCATCCAAGAGGCTCTTTCCCAGCTTCATCAAACCATGGGACTG ATTGAATATCTTAAGCAAGGTGTTACTCTTCAAGAAGTCCAGGAGAAGTTCCATCACATATGGGTGAGCTGGAATAGAAAGCAGACAAAAGGCAGTGAGATCAAAGATCTGGCAAAACCAGAG ATGGAGTTGGAGACTTTGGCTATGTCCCGCAGCATTATCCAGCAGCTGCAGGATGCCTGCCAGATGCTAGTATCCAGCATTCAAGGTCTCCCCACCAACTTTCAGGATAAGGTGCAACAGGTGTATCACAACATGGAAGAGCTTCATGCTTCCTTCTCCACTGCCCATTCCTTCCAGGATCTCTCCAGCAGCCTCCTAACCCAGAGCCAGGAGATGGTGACCAAGGCGCAGGAATATGTAGATGAGCTGATGGCATACATGATGGAGAATACTCCTCTGTCTTGGGTTGTGGGACCGTTCACCCCATCTGGTAAGGTGTCCGCAGATTCCATTGAACCACAAAACCAAGAAAATGAGGCTGAGGAAGCTGAAGTCCTCACAGCCTCCAAGGCTAAGGAGGACCTGTGA